A single region of the Streptomyces sp. NBC_00425 genome encodes:
- a CDS encoding LamB/YcsF family protein has translation MTAIDLNADLGEGFGRWQLTDDEQLLSVVTSANVACGFHAGDAVTMRRVCALAVERGVTIGAQVSYRDLAGFGRRAMDVPAAELAAEVAYQIGALEVFARAAGARVAYVKPHGALYNRVVHDEEQAGAVVEGVLLADAALPVLGLPGSRLLELARTAGLPAVPEAFADRAYTERGTLVPRGRAGAVVTDPDAVVARSVSLARAGRVASEAGTEIDVRARSLCLHGDTPGAVDLARRVRRGLEESGVRVEAFA, from the coding sequence ATGACCGCGATCGACTTGAACGCCGACCTCGGCGAGGGCTTCGGCCGCTGGCAGCTGACCGACGACGAGCAGCTCCTGTCCGTCGTCACCAGCGCCAACGTGGCCTGCGGCTTCCACGCCGGGGACGCGGTCACCATGCGGCGGGTGTGTGCACTGGCCGTCGAGCGGGGAGTCACGATCGGCGCCCAGGTGTCCTACCGGGACCTGGCCGGGTTCGGGCGGCGCGCGATGGACGTGCCGGCCGCCGAACTGGCCGCCGAGGTGGCGTACCAGATCGGCGCCCTCGAGGTGTTCGCCCGGGCGGCGGGCGCGCGCGTGGCGTACGTGAAACCGCACGGCGCGCTCTACAACCGGGTCGTGCACGACGAGGAACAGGCCGGCGCGGTGGTCGAGGGAGTGCTCCTCGCCGACGCCGCGCTGCCCGTCCTCGGGCTGCCCGGCTCCCGGCTGCTGGAGCTGGCCCGCACGGCGGGGCTGCCGGCCGTCCCGGAGGCCTTCGCCGACCGCGCGTACACCGAGCGGGGCACACTCGTGCCGCGCGGGCGGGCCGGGGCCGTGGTCACCGACCCGGACGCCGTCGTCGCGCGGTCGGTGAGCCTGGCCCGCGCCGGCCGGGTCGCCTCCGAGGCGGGGACCGAGATCGACGTCCGCGCGCGTTCCCTGTGCCTGCACGGGGACACGCCGGGTGCGGTGGACCTGGCCCGGCGGGTGCGGCGCGGGCTCGAGGAGTCGGGCGTGCGGGTGGAGGCCTTCGCATGA
- a CDS encoding biotin-dependent carboxyltransferase family protein gives MSDRALSVVRAGALTTVQDRGRPGHAHLGVPRSGALDAPAAALVNRLVGNPPDAAVLETTLTGCALAPRSDVTVAVGGAPCRVTVGGRPAAWGAPVRVPAGAVLDVGPAIRGVRGYVAVAGGIVVEAVLGSRSTDLLSGLGPTPLTDGTVLPLGRERTPHARVDVAPQPAPPAELVLRVTLGPRDDWFTPDALHAFTARTFHVSSASNRIGLRTEGPVLERALDGELASEGMVLGAVQVPPAGRPVVFLADHPTTGGYPVIGVVRTADLAAAAQAAPGTPVRFVAVRRR, from the coding sequence ATGAGCGACCGTGCGCTGTCGGTCGTCCGCGCCGGGGCGCTGACCACCGTTCAGGACCGGGGCAGGCCCGGGCATGCGCATCTCGGCGTGCCGCGTTCCGGTGCGCTCGACGCGCCCGCGGCGGCCCTGGTCAACCGGCTGGTGGGCAATCCGCCCGACGCGGCCGTCCTGGAGACCACGCTGACCGGCTGCGCCCTCGCACCGCGTTCCGACGTGACGGTCGCGGTCGGCGGGGCCCCGTGCCGGGTCACCGTGGGGGGCCGCCCGGCCGCCTGGGGCGCGCCCGTGCGGGTGCCCGCCGGTGCGGTGCTGGACGTCGGGCCGGCGATCCGCGGAGTGCGCGGCTATGTGGCGGTGGCCGGCGGCATCGTCGTCGAGGCGGTCCTCGGCAGCCGGTCGACGGACCTGCTCTCGGGCCTCGGGCCCACGCCGCTCACGGACGGCACGGTGCTGCCCTTGGGGCGCGAACGCACCCCGCACGCGCGCGTGGACGTCGCCCCGCAACCGGCGCCCCCGGCCGAACTCGTCCTGCGGGTGACGCTCGGCCCCCGCGACGACTGGTTCACCCCGGACGCGCTGCACGCCTTCACCGCCCGGACCTTCCATGTGTCCTCGGCGAGCAACCGCATCGGCCTGCGCACCGAGGGGCCCGTCCTGGAGCGGGCCCTGGACGGGGAGCTGGCCAGCGAGGGCATGGTCCTGGGCGCCGTACAGGTACCGCCCGCCGGCCGGCCGGTGGTCTTCCTGGCCGACCATCCGACGACCGGCGGCTACCCGGTGATCGGGGTCGTCCGGACGGCCGACCTCGCGGCCGCCGCCCAGGCCGCGCCGGGTACCCCTGTCCGCTTCGTGGCCGTACGGCGACGGTGA
- the yczE gene encoding membrane protein YczE: MACTSQPQSVTSQATNTTGGHLLETTGLLRRPTGRRPTRGGLPRRLIQLYAGLALYGASSALLVKAGLGLEPWNVLHQGLAELTGTTIGVVTTVVGAAVLLLWIPLRQRPGLGTISNVLVIGVAMDGTLALVPEVHALTVRVPLMAAAIVLNGAATGLYIAADFGPGPRDGLMTGLHRLTGRSIRLMRTTVEVAVVATGFALGGTIGVGTVLYAVAIGPLAQFFLRAFAVPVPAAGSTVVAAGTPQGAILRP; this comes from the coding sequence ATGGCATGCACTTCCCAGCCACAGAGTGTCACGAGTCAGGCCACTAACACCACAGGGGGGCACCTCTTGGAGACCACAGGACTTCTCCGGCGTCCGACGGGGCGGCGTCCGACGCGGGGAGGACTGCCGCGACGGCTGATCCAGCTGTACGCCGGCCTCGCGCTCTACGGCGCCAGTTCGGCACTGCTCGTCAAGGCGGGTCTCGGTCTGGAGCCCTGGAACGTGCTGCACCAGGGCCTGGCCGAACTCACCGGGACGACGATCGGAGTCGTGACCACCGTGGTCGGCGCGGCGGTGCTGCTGCTGTGGATCCCGTTGCGCCAGCGCCCCGGCCTCGGCACGATCTCCAACGTCCTGGTGATCGGCGTCGCGATGGACGGCACGCTCGCTCTCGTCCCCGAGGTGCACGCCCTGACCGTGCGCGTTCCCCTCATGGCGGCGGCCATCGTGCTCAACGGGGCCGCCACCGGCCTGTACATCGCGGCCGACTTCGGCCCCGGGCCGCGCGACGGACTGATGACGGGACTGCACCGGCTCACCGGGCGCTCGATCCGTCTGATGCGCACGACGGTCGAGGTGGCGGTCGTCGCGACCGGGTTCGCGCTCGGCGGCACGATCGGCGTCGGCACCGTGCTCTACGCGGTCGCGATCGGCCCGCTCGCCCAGTTCTTCCTGCGGGCGTTCGCCGTTCCCGTGCCGGCGGCCGGCAGCACGGTCGTTGCCGCAGGGACGCCCCAGGGAGCGATACTGCGTCCGTGA
- a CDS encoding ankyrin repeat domain-containing protein: MTEAPDPEVVELATKIFDLARQGQTEELVAYVDAGVPANLTNDRGDSLVMLAAYHGHADAVRALLARGAEADRINDRGQTPLAGAAFKGETHVIKALLEAGADPNQGTPSAVDTARMFGRTELLDLFGAQ, encoded by the coding sequence ATGACTGAAGCCCCCGACCCCGAGGTCGTGGAGCTGGCGACCAAGATCTTCGATCTGGCCCGCCAGGGTCAGACCGAGGAGCTCGTGGCGTACGTCGACGCGGGTGTTCCGGCCAACCTCACCAACGACCGGGGCGACTCCCTCGTGATGCTCGCCGCGTACCACGGGCACGCCGACGCGGTCCGGGCCCTGCTGGCCCGCGGCGCCGAGGCCGACCGGATCAACGACCGTGGCCAGACCCCGCTCGCGGGGGCTGCCTTCAAGGGTGAGACGCATGTGATCAAGGCATTGTTGGAGGCCGGCGCCGACCCTAACCAGGGCACGCCGTCGGCCGTCGACACGGCCCGCATGTTCGGCAGAACGGAGCTGCTGGACCTGTTCGGCGCGCAGTGA
- a CDS encoding glycerophosphodiester phosphodiesterase, whose amino-acid sequence MTSSGRHPYLDHPRPIPIAHRGGAADGLENTVAQFRRAVEAGYRYIETDVHATRDGRLVAFHDATLERVTDSSGLIADLPWSDVARARVGGEEPVPLFEELLERFPEVRWNIDLKADPALHPLLDLLDRTDAWDRVCVGSFSEARVGRAQRLAGPRLATSYGTRGVLNLRLRSWGVPVPLRRSAVAAQVPEVRSGVQVVDRRFVRAAHARGLQVHVWTINEPERMHRLLDLGVDGIMTDHIDTLRKVMQDRGVWV is encoded by the coding sequence GTGACCAGCTCCGGACGCCACCCGTACCTCGATCACCCGCGGCCCATCCCGATCGCCCACCGCGGCGGCGCCGCGGACGGCCTGGAGAACACCGTGGCGCAGTTCCGGCGCGCGGTCGAGGCGGGTTACCGCTATATCGAGACCGACGTGCACGCCACCCGGGACGGCAGGCTCGTCGCCTTCCACGACGCGACGCTCGAACGGGTCACCGACAGCTCGGGACTCATCGCCGACCTCCCGTGGTCGGACGTGGCCCGCGCGCGCGTGGGCGGCGAGGAACCGGTGCCGCTCTTCGAGGAACTTCTGGAGAGGTTCCCCGAGGTGCGGTGGAACATCGATCTCAAGGCGGACCCCGCCCTGCACCCCCTGCTCGATCTGCTCGACCGCACGGACGCGTGGGACCGCGTCTGCGTCGGCTCGTTCTCCGAGGCCCGCGTCGGGCGCGCCCAGCGGCTGGCGGGCCCGCGCCTCGCGACGTCGTACGGCACCCGGGGCGTGCTCAACCTGCGGCTGCGGTCCTGGGGCGTGCCCGTGCCTCTGCGCCGGTCGGCGGTCGCCGCGCAGGTGCCCGAGGTCCGGTCGGGCGTCCAGGTGGTGGACCGCCGCTTCGTCCGCGCCGCGCACGCGCGAGGGCTGCAGGTGCACGTGTGGACGATCAACGAACCGGAGCGGATGCACCGGCTCCTCGACCTGGGGGTCGATGGCATCATGACCGATCACATCGACACGTTGCGCAAGGTCATGCAGGACCGGGGCGTCTGGGTCTGA
- a CDS encoding MFS transporter: MDIDTVRTAASDEAAGRRREQRGWYFYDWACSVYSTSVLTVFLGPYLTSVAKNAADADGYVHPLGIPVSAGSFFAYSVSLSVIVAVLVMPLVGAAADRSGRKKPLLGAAAYVGAAATACMFFLGGDRYLLGGALLVVANAAQSVAMMLYNSYLPQIAPPGERDAVSSRGWAFGYAAGSLVLVANLVLYLAHDSFGVSESAAVRICLASAGLWWGAFTVIPLLRLRDRPAVVREATAPGLRRLAATVRDMRRHPLTLAFLLAYLVYNDGIQTVISQASVYGSEELGLSQATLIGAVLLVQVLAVAGALGMGRLARAYGAKRTILGSLVAWTLTLGAGYFLPAGAPVAFYLLAGAIGLVLGGSQALSRSLFSHLVPPGKEAEYFSAYEMSDRGMSWLGPLLFGLTYQLTGSYRDAIVSLVAFFVIGFLLLARLPVRRAIGDAGNPVPEKI, from the coding sequence GTGGACATCGACACCGTGCGGACGGCGGCGTCCGACGAGGCCGCCGGGCGGCGGCGCGAGCAGCGCGGCTGGTACTTCTACGACTGGGCGTGCTCGGTCTACTCGACGAGCGTGCTCACCGTGTTCCTGGGCCCGTATCTGACCTCGGTCGCGAAGAACGCCGCGGACGCCGACGGGTACGTGCATCCGCTCGGCATCCCGGTCAGCGCCGGCTCCTTCTTCGCTTACTCGGTCTCCCTTTCCGTGATCGTCGCCGTCCTCGTGATGCCCCTCGTGGGCGCCGCGGCCGACCGGTCCGGGCGCAAGAAGCCCCTGCTGGGCGCCGCCGCCTATGTGGGCGCCGCGGCCACCGCCTGCATGTTCTTCCTCGGCGGCGACCGCTATCTGCTGGGTGGCGCGCTGCTCGTCGTGGCGAACGCGGCCCAGTCGGTGGCGATGATGCTCTACAACTCCTATCTGCCGCAGATCGCCCCGCCCGGGGAACGCGACGCGGTCTCCTCGCGGGGATGGGCCTTCGGCTACGCGGCGGGCTCGCTGGTGCTGGTCGCGAACCTGGTGCTCTACCTCGCCCACGACTCCTTCGGTGTGTCCGAGTCCGCCGCCGTCCGCATCTGTCTGGCCTCGGCCGGTCTGTGGTGGGGCGCCTTCACGGTGATCCCGCTGCTGAGGCTGCGCGACCGGCCGGCCGTCGTGCGGGAGGCGACGGCTCCGGGGCTGCGCCGGCTCGCCGCGACGGTCCGCGACATGCGCCGCCACCCGCTGACGCTCGCCTTCCTGCTCGCCTATCTGGTCTACAACGACGGTATCCAGACAGTGATCTCCCAGGCCTCGGTCTACGGCTCCGAGGAACTCGGCCTCAGCCAGGCCACGCTGATCGGGGCGGTGCTGCTGGTGCAGGTGCTCGCCGTGGCGGGCGCGCTCGGCATGGGGCGGCTGGCCCGGGCGTACGGTGCGAAGCGGACGATCCTCGGATCGCTGGTGGCGTGGACGCTCACCCTGGGCGCCGGGTACTTCCTGCCGGCGGGAGCGCCGGTGGCGTTCTACCTGCTGGCCGGCGCCATCGGACTGGTCCTCGGCGGCAGCCAGGCCCTCTCCCGCTCTCTCTTCTCCCATCTCGTCCCGCCCGGCAAGGAGGCCGAGTACTTCTCGGCGTACGAGATGAGCGACCGCGGCATGAGCTGGCTCGGACCCCTGCTGTTCGGCCTCACCTACCAGCTGACCGGCAGTTACCGGGACGCGATCGTCTCCCTGGTGGCCTTCTTCGTCATCGGGTTCCTGCTGCTCGCACGGCTGCCCGTGCGGCGGGCGATCGGCGACGCGGGGAACCCGGTGCCCGAGAAGATTTAG
- a CDS encoding GntR family transcriptional regulator: MAEQLAGLADDRALLGRTSTAERVSDILRSRIAEGYFPPGTRLSEDSIGGALGVSRNTLREAFRLLTHERLLVHELNRGVFVRVLTVQDVEDIYRTRALVECAVVRGLGEPPYALDALRAAVAEGQTATLENDWKGLGTANFHFHRELVALAQSARTDELMRSVFAELRLAFHLVEDPRRLHEPYLQRNRQILQALEAGDRSEAERLLEVYLADSLERVVEVYRRRVGEDSPHDGRGPLAAP, from the coding sequence ATGGCAGAGCAGCTGGCCGGACTGGCCGACGACCGCGCCCTCCTGGGCCGCACGAGCACGGCCGAGCGGGTGTCGGACATCCTCAGGAGTCGCATCGCCGAGGGCTACTTCCCGCCGGGCACACGGCTCTCGGAGGACAGCATCGGCGGGGCGCTGGGGGTCTCCCGCAACACGCTGCGCGAGGCGTTCCGGCTGCTCACGCATGAGCGCCTGCTCGTCCACGAGCTGAACCGGGGGGTGTTCGTCCGGGTCCTGACCGTGCAGGACGTCGAGGACATCTACCGCACCCGCGCCCTCGTCGAGTGCGCCGTCGTACGGGGGCTGGGCGAGCCCCCGTACGCGCTGGACGCCCTGCGGGCGGCGGTCGCCGAAGGGCAGACGGCGACCCTCGAGAACGACTGGAAGGGACTGGGCACCGCCAACTTCCACTTCCACAGGGAACTGGTGGCCCTGGCCCAGAGCGCGCGCACCGACGAGCTGATGCGCAGCGTCTTCGCCGAGCTGCGCCTCGCCTTCCACCTCGTCGAGGACCCGCGCCGGCTGCACGAGCCCTACCTCCAGCGCAACCGCCAGATCCTGCAGGCCCTCGAGGCCGGCGACAGGTCCGAGGCGGAGAGACTGCTCGAGGTGTACCTCGCCGACTCGCTCGAGCGGGTGGTCGAGGTCTACCGGCGGCGGGTGGGCGAGGACTCCCCGCACGACGGCCGAGGCCCTCTCGCGGCTCCGTGA
- a CDS encoding MFS transporter, whose amino-acid sequence MSTTPPSPVPAADALDATAEHTPDNGAFAWLRALGPRGRRAFAGAFGGYALDSYDYFTLPLSMVALAAYFGLDSAQTGLFTTVTLVASAVGGAVAGVLADRIGRVRALMITVITYAVFTVACGFAPSYETLLVFRSLQGLGFGGEWAVGAILVAEYASAKHRGRTLGAIQSSWAVGWGLAALAYTLVFSFFGDDMAWRIMFWTGALPALLVVWMRRRVKDAPQAEAARARSADRGSFPAIFRGPLLRTTLFAGLLSTGVQGGYYTLATWVPTYLKSERGLSVVGTGGYLTFLISGAFLGYLTGGYLTDRLGRRRNIWLFALLSAVCILAYANIPSGADTLLLVLGFPLGFCMSAIFSGFGSYLSELYPTALRGTGQGFTYNTGRAVGAVFPTTVGFLADSWGVGGALVFGAIGYAIAALALLGLPETRGKELE is encoded by the coding sequence ATGAGCACGACTCCTCCCTCACCGGTCCCAGCCGCCGACGCCCTCGACGCCACCGCCGAACACACCCCGGACAACGGGGCGTTCGCCTGGCTGCGGGCGCTCGGACCGCGCGGCCGGCGTGCCTTCGCCGGCGCGTTCGGCGGCTACGCCCTCGACTCCTACGACTACTTCACGCTGCCGCTGAGCATGGTGGCGCTGGCGGCGTACTTCGGTCTGGACAGCGCCCAGACGGGCCTGTTCACCACCGTCACGCTGGTCGCCTCCGCCGTCGGCGGCGCCGTGGCGGGCGTCCTGGCCGACCGGATCGGCCGGGTCAGGGCACTGATGATCACGGTGATCACCTACGCCGTCTTCACCGTCGCCTGCGGCTTCGCGCCCAGTTACGAGACGCTGCTGGTCTTCCGCTCCCTGCAGGGGCTCGGCTTCGGCGGCGAGTGGGCGGTCGGCGCGATCCTGGTCGCCGAGTACGCGAGCGCGAAGCACCGGGGCCGCACCCTCGGCGCGATCCAGAGCTCCTGGGCCGTCGGCTGGGGCCTCGCGGCGCTGGCGTACACGCTCGTCTTCTCGTTCTTCGGCGACGACATGGCCTGGCGGATCATGTTCTGGACGGGCGCGCTGCCCGCTCTGCTCGTGGTGTGGATGCGGCGCCGGGTGAAGGACGCGCCGCAGGCCGAGGCCGCCCGCGCGCGGAGCGCCGACAGGGGCTCGTTCCCGGCGATCTTCCGGGGGCCGCTGCTGCGGACGACGCTGTTCGCGGGACTGCTCTCGACCGGCGTGCAGGGCGGCTACTACACCCTGGCGACCTGGGTGCCGACCTATCTGAAGTCGGAGCGCGGCCTGTCGGTGGTCGGCACCGGCGGCTATCTGACCTTCCTGATCTCCGGCGCCTTCCTCGGCTACCTGACCGGCGGATACCTCACGGACCGGCTGGGCCGGCGCCGCAACATCTGGCTGTTCGCCCTGCTGTCGGCGGTGTGCATCCTGGCGTACGCGAACATCCCGAGCGGCGCGGACACCCTGCTGCTCGTGCTCGGCTTCCCGCTCGGGTTCTGCATGTCGGCGATCTTCAGCGGCTTCGGGTCGTATCTGAGCGAGCTGTATCCGACCGCCCTGCGCGGCACGGGTCAGGGTTTCACCTACAACACCGGCCGCGCCGTGGGCGCCGTCTTCCCCACGACGGTCGGGTTCCTGGCCGACAGCTGGGGCGTGGGCGGCGCGCTGGTCTTCGGCGCGATCGGATACGCCATCGCCGCCCTGGCACTGCTGGGGCTGCCGGAGACGCGCGGAAAGGAACTGGAATGA
- a CDS encoding putative hydro-lyase, producing the protein MIRPTLTREHRPPSSADRPVALTEEHAHAWSPAAARSRFRAGLAGPTAGVAAGHTQANLISVPADWAYDMLLFCQRNPKPCPVLDVTDAGSWTTVLAEGADLRTDLPRYRVWEDGELVDEPTDVRAYWRDDLVSFVIGCSFTFEWALSGAGVPIRHVEQGRNVPMYVTSRECRPAGRLHGPLVVSMRPVPPRHLATAIRESSLLPAVHGGPVHCGDPSGLGIVDLGRPDFGDPVDSEPDDIPVFWACGVTPQAAVTASRPPFALTHAPGQMFLTDARDEQYRVA; encoded by the coding sequence ATGATCCGACCGACCCTCACGCGGGAGCACCGTCCGCCGAGCAGCGCGGACCGTCCCGTCGCCCTCACCGAGGAGCACGCGCACGCGTGGAGCCCCGCCGCGGCCAGGTCCCGCTTCCGGGCGGGCCTGGCGGGTCCCACGGCCGGGGTCGCGGCCGGGCACACCCAGGCCAACCTGATCTCGGTCCCGGCGGACTGGGCGTACGACATGCTCCTGTTCTGCCAGCGCAACCCGAAGCCCTGTCCCGTCCTCGACGTCACGGACGCCGGCTCCTGGACGACCGTCCTCGCCGAGGGCGCGGACCTGCGCACCGACCTGCCCCGCTACCGGGTGTGGGAGGACGGGGAGCTCGTCGACGAGCCGACGGACGTGCGCGCGTACTGGCGCGACGACCTGGTGTCGTTCGTGATCGGCTGCAGCTTCACCTTCGAGTGGGCCCTGTCCGGGGCGGGCGTCCCGATCCGGCACGTCGAGCAGGGGCGGAACGTTCCGATGTACGTGACGAGTCGTGAGTGCCGCCCGGCGGGACGGCTGCACGGGCCCCTGGTGGTGTCCATGCGGCCGGTGCCGCCGCGACACCTGGCGACGGCGATCCGGGAGAGCAGTCTGCTCCCGGCGGTGCACGGCGGGCCCGTGCACTGCGGCGATCCTTCGGGACTGGGCATCGTCGACCTCGGCCGCCCCGACTTCGGCGACCCGGTGGACTCCGAGCCGGACGACATCCCGGTGTTCTGGGCCTGCGGCGTCACCCCGCAGGCCGCGGTGACGGCGTCGCGCCCGCCGTTCGCCCTCACCCACGCCCCGGGACAGATGTTCCTCACCGACGCCCGCGACGAGCAGTACCGCGTGGCCTGA
- a CDS encoding SCO1417 family MocR-like transcription factor: MAQWTSAVGAAQLARLLKSQQDRPAGPGSRRPPAYRALADGVRLLVLEGRVPVAARLPAERELALALSVSRTTVAAAYEALRAEGFLESRRGAGSWTAVPAGNPVPARGLEPLPPEALGSIIDLGCAALPAPEPWLTRAVQGALEELPPYAHTHGDYPAGLPALRTMIAERYTARGIPTMPEQIMVTTGAMGAIDAICHLFGGRGERIAVESPSYANILQLMREAGARLVPVAMADGLAGWDMDRWRQVLRDAAPRIAYVVADFHNPTGALADEDQRRRLVEAARSAGTVLVADETMSELWLDDDVEMPRPVCGFDPAGSTVITVGSASKAFWAGMRIGWVRAAPDVVRSLVAARAYADLGTPVLEQLAVNWLFSTGGWEQAVELRRTQARGNRDDLVAALRRELPDWEYTVPKGGLTLWVRAGGLSGSRLAEAGERVGLRVPSGPRFGVDGAFEGYVRLPFTVGGAVADEAAARLAAAARIVRSGGTAGGEGPRTFVA, from the coding sequence ATGGCGCAGTGGACCTCGGCGGTGGGGGCCGCTCAGCTCGCGCGGCTGCTCAAGTCCCAGCAGGACCGCCCGGCGGGGCCGGGCTCGCGCCGGCCCCCCGCCTACCGGGCGCTCGCGGACGGCGTCCGGCTGCTGGTGCTGGAGGGCCGCGTGCCGGTCGCCGCGCGCCTGCCCGCCGAACGGGAACTCGCCCTCGCCCTGTCCGTGAGCCGTACGACCGTGGCCGCCGCCTACGAGGCGCTGCGCGCGGAGGGGTTCCTGGAGTCCCGGCGCGGCGCCGGCAGCTGGACGGCCGTCCCGGCGGGCAACCCGGTCCCGGCCCGCGGCCTGGAACCGCTGCCGCCCGAGGCCCTGGGCTCGATCATCGACCTGGGCTGCGCGGCCCTGCCCGCCCCCGAGCCGTGGCTCACCCGCGCCGTGCAGGGCGCGCTGGAGGAACTTCCGCCGTACGCCCACACGCACGGCGACTATCCGGCGGGCCTGCCCGCGCTGCGGACCATGATCGCCGAGCGGTACACCGCGCGCGGGATTCCCACGATGCCCGAGCAGATCATGGTCACGACGGGTGCGATGGGGGCCATCGACGCCATCTGTCACCTCTTCGGCGGGCGCGGGGAGCGCATCGCCGTCGAGTCGCCCTCCTACGCCAACATCCTTCAGCTGATGCGCGAGGCGGGTGCCCGTCTGGTGCCGGTCGCCATGGCGGACGGACTGGCCGGGTGGGACATGGACCGCTGGCGTCAGGTGCTGCGGGACGCGGCGCCGCGCATCGCGTACGTCGTCGCCGACTTCCACAACCCGACCGGCGCGCTCGCCGACGAGGACCAGCGGCGCCGGCTCGTGGAGGCAGCCCGATCAGCCGGGACGGTCCTGGTGGCCGACGAGACGATGAGCGAACTGTGGCTCGACGACGACGTCGAGATGCCGCGACCGGTGTGCGGCTTCGACCCCGCGGGGTCGACCGTGATCACGGTCGGGTCCGCGAGCAAGGCGTTCTGGGCCGGGATGCGCATCGGCTGGGTTCGGGCCGCCCCGGACGTCGTCCGCAGTCTCGTCGCCGCCCGCGCCTACGCAGACCTGGGCACGCCGGTGCTGGAACAGCTGGCGGTGAACTGGCTGTTCAGCACCGGAGGCTGGGAGCAGGCGGTGGAGCTGCGGCGCACCCAGGCCCGGGGGAACCGGGACGACCTGGTGGCAGCACTGCGCCGTGAGCTGCCGGACTGGGAGTACACCGTGCCCAAGGGCGGGCTGACGCTCTGGGTGCGAGCCGGGGGGCTCTCCGGATCGAGGCTCGCCGAGGCGGGGGAGCGGGTGGGTCTGCGGGTGCCGTCGGGGCCCCGATTCGGCGTCGACGGCGCCTTCGAGGGGTATGTACGGCTGCCGTTCACCGTGGGGGGCGCGGTGGCGGACGAGGCGGCCGCCCGCCTGGCCGCCGCCGCCCGCATCGTGCGGAGCGGGGGGACGGCGGGCGGCGAGGGGCCGCGCACGTTCGTGGCGTAG
- a CDS encoding 5-oxoprolinase subunit B family protein has translation MRILPVGDDALLVEVASGAEAEALHAELVRRRAAGLIRAREIVPAARTVLLDGLADPGRTATELAAADVPAVPPREQAVVEIPTRYDGPDLAEVAARWGVPEREVARIHAAAEFRVAFCGFAPGFGYLTGLPARYDVPRRATPRTAVPAGSVALAGPYTGVYPRASPGGWQLIGTTEVVLWDHARVPAALLSPGTRVRFVPEDGS, from the coding sequence ATGCGCATCCTGCCCGTCGGCGACGACGCACTGCTGGTCGAGGTGGCGTCGGGGGCGGAGGCCGAGGCCCTGCACGCCGAGCTGGTGCGTCGGCGCGCGGCGGGCCTGATCCGCGCCCGCGAGATCGTCCCTGCGGCCCGTACCGTCCTCCTCGACGGCCTGGCCGACCCCGGCCGGACGGCGACCGAGCTCGCCGCGGCGGACGTGCCTGCCGTTCCCCCGCGCGAACAGGCGGTCGTGGAGATCCCGACCCGTTACGACGGCCCGGACCTGGCCGAGGTCGCCGCCCGGTGGGGCGTTCCGGAGCGGGAGGTCGCCCGTATCCACGCGGCCGCCGAGTTCCGGGTGGCGTTCTGCGGCTTCGCGCCCGGCTTCGGGTATCTGACGGGCCTGCCCGCGCGCTACGACGTCCCCCGCAGGGCCACCCCGCGGACCGCGGTGCCGGCCGGGTCCGTGGCGCTGGCGGGGCCGTACACGGGCGTGTACCCCCGGGCGTCGCCGGGCGGCTGGCAGCTCATCGGCACCACCGAGGTGGTGCTGTGGGACCACGCGCGCGTGCCGGCCGCACTGCTGTCGCCGGGCACGCGGGTGCGTTTCGTGCCGGAGGACGGGTCATGA
- a CDS encoding RNA polymerase-binding protein RbpA: MSERALRGTRLVVTSYETDRGIDLAPRQAVEYACEKGHRFEMPFSVEAEIPPEWECKVCGAPALLVDGDGPEEKKAKPARTHWDMLMERRTREELEEVLEERLAVLRSGAMNLAVHPRDSRKSA, encoded by the coding sequence ATGAGTGAGCGAGCTCTTCGCGGCACGCGCCTCGTGGTGACCAGCTACGAGACGGACCGCGGCATCGACCTGGCCCCGCGCCAGGCCGTGGAGTACGCATGCGAGAAGGGGCACCGGTTTGAGATGCCCTTCTCGGTCGAGGCGGAGATTCCGCCGGAGTGGGAGTGCAAGGTCTGCGGAGCCCCTGCACTCCTCGTGGACGGCGACGGCCCTGAGGAGAAGAAGGCCAAGCCCGCGCGTACGCATTGGGACATGCTGATGGAGCGGCGGACCCGCGAGGAACTCGAAGAGGTCCTCGAGGAGCGGCTGGCCGTTCTGCGGTCCGGGGCGATGAACCTTGCGGTACATCCCCGGGACAGCCGCAAGTCGGCATAG